Sequence from the Streptomyces peucetius genome:
CGGGCCGAAGATACGGGTGCCGCGAGGGTCGCCGTCGTTCTTCAGAATGACGGCGGCGTTCTCGTCGAAGCGGATGTACGAGCCGTCCTGACGACGACGCTCCTTGACGGTGCGAACGATGACCGCCTTGACGACGTCACCCTTCTTCACGTTGCCACCGGGGATCGCGTCCTTGACGGTGGCGACGATGACGTCACCGATGCCCGCGTAGCGGCGACCGGAGCCACCGAGAACACGGATGCAAAGGATCTCCTTGGCACCAGTGTTGTCGGCGACGCGCAGTCGCGACTCCTGCTGGATCACGTCTATCTCCTGATTGTCTGCCGGTTCCCGGCGGGGGCCGTCCTCTTACGAGGGAG
This genomic interval carries:
- the rplN gene encoding 50S ribosomal protein L14, which translates into the protein MIQQESRLRVADNTGAKEILCIRVLGGSGRRYAGIGDVIVATVKDAIPGGNVKKGDVVKAVIVRTVKERRRQDGSYIRFDENAAVILKNDGDPRGTRIFGPVGRELREKKFMKIISLAPEVL